In Leptodactylus fuscus isolate aLepFus1 chromosome 2, aLepFus1.hap2, whole genome shotgun sequence, one genomic interval encodes:
- the CHMP2B gene encoding charged multivesicular body protein 2b, with the protein MASLFKKKTVDDIIKEQNKELRGTQRAITRDRAALEKQEKQLEIEIKKMAKAGNKDACRVLAKQLVQLRKQKTRTYAVSSKVTSMSTQTKVMSSQMKMAGAMSTTAKTMQAVNKKMDPQKTLQTMQNFQKENMKMEMTEEMINDTLDDIFDASEDEEESQDIVNQVLDEIGIEISGKMAKAPSAAKGLPSASSTKANTISDEEIERQLKALGVD; encoded by the exons ATGGCCTCCCTGTTCAAGAAGAAGACGGTCGACG ACATAATAAAGGAGCAGAATAAGGAGCTAAGAGGCACTCAGAGGGCTATAACCAGAGACCGAGCAGCCTTGGAGAAGCAGGAGAAACAACTG GAAATTGAAATAAAGAAGATGGCCAAGGCAGGTAATAAAGATGCCTGCAGGGTCCTCGCCAAACAATTGGTGCAGCTACGTAAGCAGAAAACCAGGACTTATGCGGTTAGTTCTAAAGTCACCTCCATGTCAACACAGACCAAAGTCATGAGCTCCCAGATGAAGATGGCGGGTGCAATGTCGACCACAGCTAAG ACAATGCAAGCCGTGAACAAGAAAATGGATCcacagaaaactctgcaaacaatGCAAAACTTCCAGAAGGAAAATATGAAGATGGAAATGACAGAAGAAATGA TAAATGACACCCTGGATGACATCTTTGATGCCtctgaggatgaggaggaaagccAGGACATTGTGAACCAGGTGTTGGATGAGATTGGAATTGAAATCTCAGGAAAG ATGGCAAAGGCCCCATCAGCAGCTAAAGGACTTCCCAGCGCATCCTCAACCAAAGCAAACACCATCTCCGATGAAGAGATTGAGCGCCAGCTGAAGGCCTTGGGAGTGGATTAA